A window from Rana temporaria chromosome 8, aRanTem1.1, whole genome shotgun sequence encodes these proteins:
- the LOC120946929 gene encoding transcription factor Sox-14-like isoform X1 codes for MQEVCYWPRQLKTEGEKPKKRKLMQTPHPKFESTELEFNKKGRLKRPMNAYMLWARINRPVLAKANPNSKFALISAKLGEEWSKLTEAQKEPYYEEAERIKRKHTREHPDWEFRPDIKQRKMAPPVYVAIPTSKDPPAASTNLTPQNSSTTTSSSSSSSSSSGVAPQPSQPSGGVYYILHRVIPLATNTSSRNTIDQ; via the exons ATGCAGGAGGTGTGTTATTGGCCAAGACAACtaaaaacagagggggaaaagcCAAAGAAGCGAAAACTGATGCAGACACCTCATCCAAagtttg AATCCACTGAATTGGAATTCAACAAGAAAGGACGACTTAAACGCCCAATGAATGCATACATGCTCTGGGCCCGAATTAACCGTCCAGTTCTGGCCAAAGCCAATCCTAACAGTAAATTTGCACTCATAAGTGCAAAGCTTGGAGAAGAATGGAGCAAACTTACCGAGGCACAAAAGGAGCCCTATTATGAAGAGGCAGAACGAATTAAAAGAAAACACACTCGAGAACATCCAG acTGGGAATTTCGACCTGATATTAAGCAGAGGAAGATGGCCCCTCCGGTATATGTCGCCATTCCAACTTCTAAGGATCCACCAGCAGCCTCAACTAATTTGACGCCGCAAAATTCATCAACaacaacatcatcatcatcatcgtcgTCCTCCTCTTCGGGGGTGGCCCCTCAACCAAGCCAACCATCGG GTGGAGTATATTACATTTTGCATCGTGTAATACCATTGGCTACAAACACCAGTTCTAGGAATACCATCGACCAGTAA
- the LOC120946929 gene encoding transcription factor SOX-30-like isoform X2 → MRSSENRESTELEFNKKGRLKRPMNAYMLWARINRPVLAKANPNSKFALISAKLGEEWSKLTEAQKEPYYEEAERIKRKHTREHPDWEFRPDIKQRKMAPPVYVAIPTSKDPPAASTNLTPQNSSTTTSSSSSSSSSSGVAPQPSQPSGGVYYILHRVIPLATNTSSRNTIDQ, encoded by the exons AATCCACTGAATTGGAATTCAACAAGAAAGGACGACTTAAACGCCCAATGAATGCATACATGCTCTGGGCCCGAATTAACCGTCCAGTTCTGGCCAAAGCCAATCCTAACAGTAAATTTGCACTCATAAGTGCAAAGCTTGGAGAAGAATGGAGCAAACTTACCGAGGCACAAAAGGAGCCCTATTATGAAGAGGCAGAACGAATTAAAAGAAAACACACTCGAGAACATCCAG acTGGGAATTTCGACCTGATATTAAGCAGAGGAAGATGGCCCCTCCGGTATATGTCGCCATTCCAACTTCTAAGGATCCACCAGCAGCCTCAACTAATTTGACGCCGCAAAATTCATCAACaacaacatcatcatcatcatcgtcgTCCTCCTCTTCGGGGGTGGCCCCTCAACCAAGCCAACCATCGG GTGGAGTATATTACATTTTGCATCGTGTAATACCATTGGCTACAAACACCAGTTCTAGGAATACCATCGACCAGTAA